The genomic stretch TTTTTCTCCCCCTCCTTTAGGCGATTGGCCTTTACCAGTCTTTGGAGGGAAGGATCTCAGCTTTGGAAAAGTCACAAGAAGTTCAGCCTGCAAAATCTGTTCAAGCTGCACCTTAGAAGTTATAAGCTGTGCTTTTCTGAGTAGCAGTTGACTACTTCTCGACCCTTTTGAGGTTTCAAGCATATTTAGGTTTTGTTGTGTAAGGGTTCTGTGTGATGGAAAACCAAACTGTCTTCACATCAGAATTTCACTAGTTATGTATTCATAGTGGGAATCAATGGAATGGACCTTGAATTTGCAACTTCTTGTGGTTTATTGTGTTTGTTGTAGCTTTTATTCACAGGAGTTTGTTTGTTGTGAATATCTCATCGACAAATAATATGACTTATTGAATATTTCTTTCCAATATCACTTGGTCTCGACCTTTAACAGTGGATCGTCATGTTGTGACTCAAGCCAAGGCCTTTGCTGGATGCGAACTGGAATATATCTCTTTCAAAGACAACTTTTGGCTGTTCCAATGCTATTCATTTTGCTTCAAAGCCAAAAGTATCTAATGACTAAGGTAGAGCTCAAATCACTCATTTAAGTATTTGTCGTGCAACATCTAATGAACTCACTTGAGTGTTCCACACAAAGGTATCTTATCGCTGATTACCGTCTTTTGTATTGGCCTGCATGTCATTATGACCTCATTGCATCTCTTAGAATTTCTCTGCTCTGTTCTTTGTTTTGAAACACATCAATGGAGATCAACTGAGCACTGAAAACGTGCATTGTAGGATAGCAGCTAGCTATTCAACAAGCATGAATTATACCTTTGCAATCTGCTGGAAATAGCCGGTGTACTTTTAGTTGTACTTTGGctgatttctttttccttcctttttctttctcttcataTTTTGTGTAAAAATAATATGTTATTCTTTTTGGTCATTGTTCTTCATGTTCACTATCCTAACTCCCAATTTCTTTGGCCCTGGGCATTTCCTCCCCTTTCTGTGCGTCTTCCAGGTGCCTAGGTCTCTTCGTGAAATGTGGAGTAGTAGCTGCCTACTCCTAATCGTTTTACTtactgtttttcctttcttactataattttttcttctcatttttttccATTAAACTCTGAGATTCTTTTGTGGAAATAAGTCACATCACTCATTATACTAAGGTATAGGCCCTCTGACACTTGGTACTGGGCTTCGAATGCAGCTTAAGAAGATGAGTAACTAATTACACGTCGTAGCATTTCATTTGTCTCATATGGTGTATCATGTACCATATGTATTTGTTAGATATAGCTCTGTGTACCTATTGATTTGCAGTTGGGTAACTGGTCAAACATGGTTGAGCGAAACTGCTGCTGCTGAAGGGAAGCTTATTTGTCTGTGTGGCCTTGGCATGTTACTCGGCACGAGAATTGCAGAACGTGTTGGTAGCTTGGAAGAAGTTTGCAAATATTCTTGGGGTAAAATACACTAAACCCCCCTGTGGTTTGGGTTATTATCATAAAGCCTCCTCATTGTTTGAAAATCCCAAAAGAACCCCCTCGtgatttggactaatttggACAATGGACggaaatcatccaatttgacGGAAAGTGAATTACACACGCTTGACAAGCGAGTGTGATAACAATACATCAAGGGTAATGTGATAATTTTacgttctcttttcttttcttttctttttttctttgttcttcctttttttttctttctcctgaACCATCTAGAGTAGAAATTTCATGAATTTAGATGAAATCTAAGACCCAATGGTGTTGAAGATGACGATGAAGGCGGTTACCATGGCAATTGAAGCAGCAAAAATTACCATTGATAGATTGATTCGTACACTTCCATCACTGTAGCAGATGAATTTAGTTGTAAACTCGGGGGCTGCTGGGCGGGACAAATCCTCCTCCTCCGGCGCTACCAGGTGGGTTTGGGATGTGGAATATGGCACTGAAACTTCACCCAAATTCCAGTGAATTTACTCTCTGCTCAGTAATATTACTCCGGCACCGCCTTTAGTGAATTTACTCTCTGCTCAGTAATATAACTCCGGCGCTACCAGGTGGGTTTGAAGTTTCAGTGCCGGGCTTGGAACTGAAGGCAGCGATACAGATGGACTTTATTATCATTTGGCACAAATACAGTTTCCCAATTTCCAATTTGCGGTGATACAGATGGACTTTATTATCATTGAACTGAAATTTGGCACAAATACAGTTTCCCAATTTCCACCCAAATTCCAGACTGAAACTTCAAAGCTTCGTGCCTCCCTCACCTCGTTTTCTCCGCCCTTCAAATTAGTAACAAACATACACTCACACACTCCCCTATTTTCTTTGGTACGACTCCACCCTAACTCTCTTCATCCTTGTCTCTCCCATTTTTAGCTATTACGTCACGCACCTGCAATCTCCGGGCATAAGCTCAACTCCATCAACGGCCACCTTAATTAGTGAAACCTCACCGGAAAATGTCACAATCTATTAATTTATCCATTTCCACCTCCTCACCAACTTTCCCCAATTTCGCATCCTTTTCAAGATCCTCAACTTCGTTCCTCACCGGAAGTTTCTAGTTCCCAGTCAAATTCAGACCCTCCGGTCTACGTACACCAGCACTATCGGAGCTTCTCATTGCCAAAGCCTCCTTCGATCTGGACGTACCTTCAACTTCAGCTTTTGCTTCCGCTGCAGCTGCGACTCTAGGTTCGGATAATGGTTTGGGAGGGGTGTTATCGGCTGTGATGCCAGTGGACATGGGCTCGATTGAGGTGGATGCGGTGATGGAGGCTGAGTTGAAGGAGAATGGGTTTTCAGTTGAATGGTGGCTGTGGTAATTGGTGGCTGTTCTACTGTTGTCGAAGAAAAAAGTGGagatttggagaagatgataagttttgaaattttcaaatgagcCACTTGACGTTTCTTTATTctcaaatgaagtgaaaaagttTTTAAATCTTATGTGAATCTTGAACTAACTTTTAGTATAGATTGAAACAAGGTTAATATAGGAATTTCATATTTTCCGTCAAATTAGACGATTTCTGTTCATTGTccaaattagtccaaatcaCAAGGGTGTTCTTTGGGGGTTTTCAAATAATGAGGAGGCTTTATGATAATAATCCAAACCACAAGAGGGTTTAGTGTATTTTACCCAATATTCTTGTATTCTTTTTCCCCCTTTGGGATCTGGATGTAAATTATTCACGAGTTCTGAGGATTAATCGCTTATAGAACTAACCACTCCCCATTGAGTTTACCTTTGCCCGTTAGAGCAAAGCAATCCATCCCAGGCTTAACGGGTAAAGGAGAGTGGCAAGTGATAGTCGTACTATTTCCGGCACATGAATTTGATGCCTGCTACTTTCTTGATCCCGAGGAGGAAAGTGATAGGCAAGAGGTCGAATTGGGGAACTTCTGTTACATTACATGGGGGAAAAACCAGGCAATAGTTAGTAtatatttcaaaagaaaaaaaaaaaaacctgaaCGGGAGGGAAAAAGCTTACGTGGCTCGGCCAAATTTCAAGTCTTGCGTGGCATTACGTCAGCCTCAAGTCGATCATAGATCATGTTGGCTCATCCGCAATCAGTTGCTCTGATATTGTGTTTGCCCTTTCTGCCATCACGGGGCCCAGGCTCTAAGGCTAATAACCATTGGTTTTGCAGAGACTGCATTCCGTCCGTATATTCGCAGGGAAGGATCGGGTCATTCTAGACATTTGAAAGGTCCCTCAAAGATGTGGATGGTGAATGGTTTTTGATTATTTGAGGGAATGAAACGTAAAAAGTGGAGCTGCATGAACCAATCATATGCCCTTTGGGATTCCTGAAAATCACAGAAGAGTGCATAATATCTATAGCTCCAGGGACGACTGCTGCTAAATGAAGAGTccttaatttagacatttttcaACTAGACTTAGACAGTGCGCGTCCAGATTAGCTGTCGCGaaaattgaccaagaaaaagCGTAGAGAAAGCCTCTCGTGCTCTGCTTCTTGCGAAACACAACCCAAGTCGAGGGAGTATTGATGGTGGTTCTAACAAGTTTTCAAGCAGTCCAAGTCCATAACCAAGCAGCAGCAATAAAGTGTGGTTACCACCCAAGACTACGCCTTAAAAATGGAACTGTTAGCATAAGGTGTGGGATTGCAGAGCCATCAGGAGAGCCAGCACCATTCGGGCAGAAGACAAAATACAAGGATGGTTTCTTTGAGAAGGCTTTCATGACGCTCTTCGCCCgcaaaatggagaaatttgcTGCCAAATCCAACAAAGATGGGACGCCAGTAGAGAAGAAGGGTTGGTTTGATTATGACTATGAAAGCTTTGTGGACGTCTCTAAGAGAGTGATTCAAGGTAGGAATCGCACGCAACAGCAGCAAGTGGTTCGAGAGGTGCTCTTGTCCATGCTTCCTCCTGGTGCTCCTGCTCAggtattttcttttctttccttttttccgCCTGATTGGATTGGACTGGACTGGACTGGAATGGATGAGAAATAGCAAGtggtagaattaatgaaagggTGAAATTGAATTCGCATCACGCACGACTTTTTCCAATTTCCAAACCAGCTGAAACTGTGATAAGTCCATGCTAATTTTtatcttaaaaaataaaagctaatttggaaaaaaaaggcGCAGAAATGAAAGAGTGAATACGCATCACACACGGCCTTTTTTTAAACCAGCTAATTTGAAAGAAAcagggaaaagaaaggagacTAAATTTttggggggtgggggggggggagaagaagctaatttttgaaagaaaaagggCCAAAAGGAGAAattgaaagaagaaaatttgCTGGCTATGGGGTTCGAACCCATGCGCACTTATGTGCAGAAGATCTTAAGTCTTCCCCCTTAACCTCTCGGGCAAACCAGCTGCTAATGCTTTTGAGCTTCCTTATTCTTCTACCAACGAGCCAACAGCTTAGTAGCTTACCCAAATCAAATTTGGGTTTGACAGTTCAGGAAGCTTTTTCCACCGACGAGATGGGCCTGTGAATTCAATGCCACGATAACAGTACCCTTCTTCGACTGGCTAGTTGGGCCTTCAGAGGTAGTATTCTCATTTTTATTGGACTAGACTCGATCAAGTTTTGCTTTCCACAGTTTTGGCGATCCATTTTTCTCATTGGAGGGCCTTTTTATTATGCTAAAGAGTGCTTGTTCCAAGATGTATGTTATGATTCCCACATATAGTTGGCAACATAATTGAATTGTCAGATGAATGATTGGTTGGTTTGTAATTCATATGAAATGGacatataagaaaatttgcacCCCTTAGCTCCGCCGCCACTGTGCGTCAACTTTTTTCTACCAAAACTGATAAAATGTtgttgcattttgtttcttcaCCTCGCCCTTACAAGC from Coffea eugenioides isolate CCC68of chromosome 8, Ceug_1.0, whole genome shotgun sequence encodes the following:
- the LOC113779302 gene encoding beta-carotene isomerase D27, chloroplastic isoform X3, producing the protein MVVLTSFQAVQVHNQAAAIKCGYHPRLRLKNGTVSIRCGIAEPSGEPAPFGQKTKYKDGFFEKAFMTLFARKMEKFAAKSNKDGTPVEKKGWFDYDYESFVDVSKRVIQGRNRTQQQQVVREVLLSMLPPGAPAQFRKLFPPTRWACEFNATITVPFFDWLVGPSEVVEVEVNGVKQRSGVRIKKCRYLENSGCVGMCVNMCKIPTQDFFTDEFGLPLTMTPNFEDMSCEMVYGQAPPPFEDDPASKQPCFADICSLANPNSSVCPKLQT
- the LOC113779302 gene encoding beta-carotene isomerase D27, chloroplastic isoform X1, whose protein sequence is MVVLTSFQAVQVHNQAAAIKCGYHPRLRLKNGTVSIRCGIAEPSGEPAPFGQKTKYKDGFFEKAFMTLFARKMEKFAAKSNKDGTPVEKKGWFDYDYESFVDVSKRVIQGRNRTQQQQVVREVLLSMLPPGAPAQFRKLFPPTRWACEFNATITVPFFDWLVGPSEVVEVEVNGVKQRSGVRIKKCRYLENSGCVGMCVNMCKIPTQDFFTDEFGLPLTMTPNFEDMSCEMVYGQAPPPFEDDPASKQPCFADICKRQLLKALWQIPIRASVPSCKPNRNSSYFISSGSVGGRDYGATFKSNRKRSNSQELFV